CTCCTGTGTCTTTATATTTGGCCAGTGTTTCTTCATCAGGGTCGATGATGACTTCGCCGTTGTTACCATCAACGATGACCATGTCACCGCCGGAGATATCGGATAGAAAGTCACCCAGTCCCACAACAGCAGGAATTTCCAGTGCCCCGGCGAGAATGGAAGTATGGCTGGTTCGGCCACCAACCTCAGTGGCAAAGCCGAGCACAAATTCTTTGGCAAGCCCCGCAGTTTCGCTGGGGGTCAAGTTGTTCGCCAGGACAATGATCGGCGTAGTCAAATTGGAGAGTTCTTCCCGCTTTTCCCCCAGAAGCTGTTTCAGGAGACGTTTCTCTAGGTCAATAATATCGCTGGCTCGTTCTGCCAGATAATTATCGCCCAGGTGCTGGACCAATTTGGTGTAGCGGCGGAAGACCCGGCTGGAAGCGTGCTCTGGGGAATAACATTTTTCGCGAATCAGAGTTTCAATCTCTTCGCGCAGTCGAGGCGAGCTGACCATTTGCAGGTGTGCTGCGAAGATTGCCCCGTATTGTTCGCCGAGTTTGTCTGAAGCGAGCCGTTCATTTTCGGCAATTTCTTCACAAACCGCATCCATGGCGGATTTCAGTCGTGCAATCTCTGTTTCAATGACATTGACGCTGACGAATTGACGCGGAATGCGAAAGTCTTCCGTCCCCAAAATGAGCGCGGGGCCGAAATTTACTCCCGGAGAAACTGCAATTCCACGTTTAACAAGCATTCAATTAGGGCCTACTATGGCGCTTTCAACAGATAGGCAACTGGCGGGAAGCCACTCAGTCGGTGTGTACGGGGGTTATTCAGGTGGATCAGACGTTTCTTCGAATTTTTTATACCCTGATTCAAAAAACTGAACGATTTCTTCCATGAGTTTGCTAGCATCTTCTCCACTGGCTTCTAATACCAGTTCGATATCGGTCTTCGCCTCCAAGGCCAGCAAATCAAAGGCTTCTTTGGCACTGCCGGACACGTCTCCATTCGAAATCGTCATTTCACAGTTATAAGTGCGTGCGATTCTGACGATTTCCGAGATCGGACGAAGGTGGAGCCCCTCTTTCATTTTGACAGTGACGATCTGACGACATACAGATTCTTGCATGGCACTAATTGATAACTACTCAAACAACCTGAAAAACAAACCATGTCTCATTCAGGAATGGTGGCGTTTTCAGTGAGATTTCGTAATTACCCCTTTCCTCATTGTCCGACCAGAAATGAGCCAGAGTCGAGCATATCTTCTGAAACTCAAAATGAATGGTCGGCATTGGCGGCAAGTATGAACTGAATTCGAACAGGTTCTCCCTGACCTTTATATCTCCAGGTACTTAGTCCAGCTGATTGCTGTCAGCTTCGTTAAGTAGTTCAACAATATCTTCGATGTTTTTGGATTGTCGCAGGAAATTGCAGAATTTTTGATTCCGCAAATGACGTGAAATGTTTTCCAACCCGCGTAAGTGATCTCCTGGACGATCCAGAGGTGAAATTAGCAAAAACAAAATATAAACATCCTCACCGTCGAGACTGGCGAAGTCGACACCTTCCGAGGAAAGGGCAACTGCAGCGGTCAGGTTTTCGACTGAAGAATGTTTGGTGTGAGGGACGGCCACACCATTTCCGATACCGGTAGAACCCAGCTCTTCTCGCTTGAGAATCGCTGAGACGATACCTTCCTCATCTTCAGCAGAGATGCTGCCTGCATTTTTCAGGCTCGCGACCATCGTGCGGATTGCTTCTTCTTTGGTTGTTACATTCAATTCCGGAATGATCGCATCCGAAACCACGAAGTCTGTTAACTTCATGTATTCTTTCCTTCTAACTACTTCTGCAAAAAAATCAGTGTCTGCGGTCAAAGCGCAAGACGTTGTTGTAAATTGTGACAACTTGAAACACTAAGAATGTGGGACTTTGTTCCAAGCTGATCACACATCATTATCTTCTAAAACAGTACTCTGTGATCACTCAGCTAAGAGTAGCCGAGGATCTGGAAATTATTCAGATTCCGTTTCTGCTTCCGCAATGTTGTTTTCCGCGATTTCATTCAAAGGGAGATCACGGCGGTGGTCCTGAATCTTTTCCTTATATCTTTTAATTTGTTGTTCCATTTTACTTAGTGCGGAATGAAAGTTTGGTTTCACTTCATCTCCTTCCGCATGGGCAACAAAATTATGTTTGTGTTCTGCATCAACGAGAATTTCGACCCGATTCTGGTTTTCACCCTGGTCGATCGTTACCTGGATTGCAGTTACCCTCTCAAAGTACGTCAGTAACTTTTCAGACTTTTCAGTAATATAATCGCGGAGACCATCTGAAACGCTACCATGACGACAAGTAATCGCAACTTGCACGGACTATTCTCCTATTAAAAATACTACCCACGCTGTGTATACGTATGTGAGCTTATCTGGGTTCAGCAATAGACGATGCTAACAGATTCTATCTCGACAGGTCCAGCAATACCAGTCACTAATTCTCAAGCTTCAGGTTCAAAGATCAGGACCTTTTCCTCTTCTACTGAAAGGGATATGATTCTAAACAGGCAGAAAGAGGAGTCGTATGTGCATGAGGCGGGCGTTGCGAGCAGAGTTTCACCCGTGCCTTTTTTGTGTCACATCGGCAATATTACCCGAAATCTGCCTGATTTTAATGGATTATTCCATCTTTGTGATAGAAACTAACATGAGGTCATTGATTCTACTGTAGGAGGCATTGGACTTCAGAGATTGTGGAAAGTCAGTTCTGTTCTAATAAAAGAGAAAATCTCGCTGTTTTCTCTGGTTGATCTTGTTTTAGGTCTGTCAAAATCATTGTAAGCTGTTGCTTTCCCAGTCAGGGTTTGGCCTTGTACTGTGAGTTCTACACGGATCCGTGTGTATTCCAGGTTGAGTTGAGAGGATAAAGGGTAGCAATGCCTACTTATGTTTACGAAGTAATTAAACAAGACGGAACGCCGGGGGAACGGTTTGAGGTCATTCAAAGAATGAGTGATCCTGTTTTGACGACGCATCCGGAGACGGGTGAGCCGGTGCGTAAAGTAATTACAGCTGCTCATTTTTCCGGAAAATGGTCGGATGCGGAAGCGAAACGCACATTAAATGATGATAAGCGTTTGGGAGAACTTGGTTTTACGAAATATGTGAAATCATCAAAAGGAACGTATGAAAAACGAGCCGGCGATGGTCCGGACCTGATCTCCGCAGATTAGCTCTGCGACACATGTTCCATCTGAGGAAGGGATTGGTTTGACCGAAATGCCTGAGTGCGGATATTTGAAAGTTCTGTTTGTTGAGAGAGAGATCTTTGCCATGAATTTACAGTGCGCGTATTTTGTTCTGATCATTCTGCTGATTTGCGGGTTGCCTTTACAAAGCAGAGCAGAAGAGCAGGCGGCAGCCACTCCGAAAAAAACAGAATACCACAATGTTCAATGCGAGGGAGCCTATCCGCATCATCTGCAGGGAATCTGCATTGATGGCCAGGGACACATTTTCTGGAGTTTTACAACAGAGCTGGTCAAAACAAATGCGTCTGGCAAGGTTCTGGTTAAGATCCCAGTGGGAAACCATCATGGTGATCTCTGTTATCAGGGTGGGAAAGTTTTTGTGGCCGTCAATTTCGGCGATTTCAATAACCCCCAAGGCAAAGCAGATTCCTGGGTTTACGTGTATGATGCCGAAAAATTACTGCTGATTGCCAAGCATCAGACTCCCGAAGTGATTTATGGTGCAGGTGGAATTGCCGTTCATGATGACAAGTTCATTGTGGTTGGAGGCTTACCCAAAGGCATCGAAGAGAATTATCTGTACGAATACGATTCGGGCTTCAAGTTCGTCAAAAAACATGTTCTGAAAAGCGGATATACCTTACTGGGTATTCAAACCGCGGCATTCGCTGATCATCAATGGTGGTTCGGCTGTTATGGAACCAAACTGCTAAAGGCAGACACCAGTTTTAAATTTCTTGCGAAATTTGATCTCGAATGCAGTCTCGGGATTGATCGCATCAATGACAAACTGTTGTTGATTGCCCGTGGTGGCAGAGAAGGTAAACTACACACGGGGCGTGTGCAGTTGGCAGAGCCCAGTGAAAAACAGGGTTTTGTTATCAGCAAATAGTCGTCGGCAGTTTTAATTCAGCCGCACGGAATGGAATCAGCTTAACTGGTCAGCGTCCTCCTCCGCCTCCCTGCAGATTGGATGCCGCCAGCCCAAACAATGCCCCTTCCAGCAGGTGACGTTCCACAAATGCCGCGATCGCTTCTGATTTGGTGTATTGCAAAATCACATAGTCACCGGGCTGAATCAGCACGCGTTGACTGGGATGGCGCACCGCTTCATATAAATCGACTTTGATTGGCAGTTGAGTGCCGTTAGGAAGCTGAC
This window of the Gimesia fumaroli genome carries:
- the hpf gene encoding ribosome hibernation-promoting factor, HPF/YfiA family is translated as MQVAITCRHGSVSDGLRDYITEKSEKLLTYFERVTAIQVTIDQGENQNRVEILVDAEHKHNFVAHAEGDEVKPNFHSALSKMEQQIKRYKEKIQDHRRDLPLNEIAENNIAEAETESE
- a CDS encoding PTS sugar transporter subunit IIA → MKLTDFVVSDAIIPELNVTTKEEAIRTMVASLKNAGSISAEDEEGIVSAILKREELGSTGIGNGVAVPHTKHSSVENLTAAVALSSEGVDFASLDGEDVYILFLLISPLDRPGDHLRGLENISRHLRNQKFCNFLRQSKNIEDIVELLNEADSNQLD
- a CDS encoding HPr family phosphocarrier protein, with protein sequence MQESVCRQIVTVKMKEGLHLRPISEIVRIARTYNCEMTISNGDVSGSAKEAFDLLALEAKTDIELVLEASGEDASKLMEEIVQFFESGYKKFEETSDPPE
- a CDS encoding FmdB family zinc ribbon protein; translation: MPTYVYEVIKQDGTPGERFEVIQRMSDPVLTTHPETGEPVRKVITAAHFSGKWSDAEAKRTLNDDKRLGELGFTKYVKSSKGTYEKRAGDGPDLISAD